The sequence ACGCACTCGCGAGCAGGCGCACCAGAGAAAGCCATGACAGACACCCCCGAGGCGCGTAGCGCCTCCGAAGAGCAGGACATCCCCCCATCGCGCGATGCAGCGCTTGAGAGAATCGCCAACAGGCACATGGGCTTCGACACGCTGCGGACGCGCATCGGCCCCATCGACTTCCGCGAAGTCGCGGTGTGGGAAGTGAAGGATGCCCTCGAAGCGGCCTACCAAGCTGGGCTCGACGCAGCCGGCAGCACTCGCGTTGCCGCCCCGAATCAGCCCAAGAGCCCTCGCAATCCCAGCGCACAATGACTTGCCATACGCGCGCGACAGAGCGTGTATGCCTCACGCGCGCCACCCAAGGGCGCGCGGAAGGACGAAACAATGACACCCCGCAAGCCACACACCGCCAGCTCCGCGAAGCCTGCCCGGGCACCCGAGGCAACCCTCGAACGCATAGCAAGCGAAGCACTCAACATTGAAACCTTGAAGACACGCAACAGCGACAGCCTCGACTTTCACGACGTGGCGGTATGGCGACTGAAGGAGGCTCTCGAAGCCGCCTATCTGGCCGGCCTGAGCGCCGCCAGCAACACCCGCAGCAAGTAGCGCCTCCTCTCACCACCCACGCCCCGCCCAGCGGGGCACCAGCGCATGAGGGCCTCCGGGCCGCCCTCGTGAACGACAGACGTGTACCCACGGCCCGGAAAGGAAAACACCACCATGTCCCGCACCACC comes from Myxococcus virescens and encodes:
- a CDS encoding DUF6900 domain-containing protein gives rise to the protein MTPRKPHTASSAKPARAPEATLERIASEALNIETLKTRNSDSLDFHDVAVWRLKEALEAAYLAGLSAASNTRSK
- a CDS encoding DUF6900 domain-containing protein, translated to MTDTPEARSASEEQDIPPSRDAALERIANRHMGFDTLRTRIGPIDFREVAVWEVKDALEAAYQAGLDAAGSTRVAAPNQPKSPRNPSAQ